A single window of Candidatus Obscuribacter sp. DNA harbors:
- a CDS encoding tyrosine-type recombinase/integrase: MAKKSNQASFSVKSKKSKKIGPPIKLKNLERRSREYLTTAEVKGLIDAAKDVGRHGARDALLILVMYRHALRVSELADLKWDQVDLNRGRLHVNRLKNGEPSVHYLEGDEIRALRKLRRDYASSEFVFVSERQGPLSANAIHKLVARAGREAALELSVHPHMLRHGKGFQLASEGIDTRAIQAYMGHKNIQHTVLYTQLNPKRFRGFGKDVQF, from the coding sequence ATGGCAAAAAAGTCTAACCAGGCATCATTTTCGGTAAAGTCCAAGAAATCAAAAAAAATTGGACCGCCGATCAAGCTGAAAAATCTTGAAAGGCGGTCCAGAGAGTACCTCACTACTGCTGAGGTTAAGGGTCTGATTGACGCCGCAAAGGACGTTGGTCGGCACGGCGCTCGAGATGCCCTGCTCATTCTAGTTATGTATCGCCACGCGCTCCGCGTTAGTGAGCTGGCGGACCTCAAATGGGACCAGGTCGACTTGAATCGTGGAAGACTACACGTCAACCGGCTGAAAAACGGCGAACCATCGGTCCATTATCTCGAAGGCGACGAGATTCGGGCACTGCGCAAGCTTCGTCGAGATTATGCCAGCTCTGAATTTGTCTTCGTTTCGGAACGCCAGGGGCCTCTTTCAGCCAATGCCATCCACAAGCTTGTAGCCAGGGCTGGTCGGGAGGCCGCTTTAGAGCTCAGCGTGCACCCCCATATGCTTCGTCACGGCAAGGGCTTTCAGCTTGCTTCAGAAGGCATCGATACAAGGGCTATACAAGCCTACATGGGGCACAAAAACATCCAGCATACGGTTCTATACACTCAGCTGAATCCAAAGCGTTTTAGAGGTTTTGGCAAGGATGTCCAGTTCTAA
- a CDS encoding IS3 family transposase, with amino-acid sequence MIHLERFETREAARKAIFDYIEIFYNKIRIHSTLNYLSPEQFELSAKAAQ; translated from the coding sequence ATGATTCATCTTGAGAGATTTGAGACTAGAGAAGCCGCAAGAAAAGCCATTTTTGACTATATCGAAATTTTTTACAACAAAATTCGTATACACTCAACGTTGAATTATCTTTCGCCCGAACAATTTGAACTTAGTGCAAAAGCTGCACAGTGA
- a CDS encoding IS3 family transposase produces MREKVIEIHVSSRKTYGSPRILHALKNAGLHCNHKTLARIIKVRNIRAKQAKKFRPTTNSNHKLPIAKNLLKRDFSKDAPNQAWVTDITCVWTAEEVALPGCVY; encoded by the coding sequence ATTAGAGAAAAGGTCATCGAGATTCATGTTTCAAGCCGTAAGACATACGGGTCGCCTCGCATTTTGCACGCCCTAAAGAATGCTGGCTTGCACTGTAACCACAAAACACTTGCGCGGATAATCAAGGTGCGCAACATACGTGCCAAGCAAGCTAAGAAGTTCAGACCTACAACCAACTCCAATCACAAACTGCCTATCGCGAAAAATCTACTCAAGAGAGATTTCAGCAAGGATGCGCCCAATCAAGCCTGGGTGACAGATATTACCTGTGTCTGGACCGCTGAAGAGGTGGCTCTACCTGGTTGTGTTTATTGA
- a CDS encoding trypsin-like peptidase domain-containing protein, with the protein MSDKQIHSSDNTADKKDNHKQSDTTSKKLFDDSHSGKTIDKFSLEGNETDCKTNPPEGTVPTIIAGRNFHSCDFKGAKNLPKDLKHLDFANLYNQAAESTVRIDATMRPPGDKNPRHKLDGPIGTGAMIGKDIQNGECLVLTANHVPKGTTDIAISNARAVTADGKTYPSEIRFSDAKYDRAVLAIKTGDDTEKTCKPFIAAKDAKKEGAENKALLALGFAEGSRTLYASPGISEGVHKVLEVFGPKDMKKFGLERKALGVVIDNHVRGGQSGGPVVTEQGKLIGINQFALSEIGGSIALPIDQAAIDDLLAKSRKPASR; encoded by the coding sequence ATGTCAGACAAGCAAATACACAGTAGCGACAATACTGCCGACAAAAAAGATAATCACAAGCAAAGTGATACCACATCGAAAAAACTCTTTGATGATTCGCACAGTGGTAAAACCATCGATAAATTTAGCCTTGAGGGCAATGAAACAGACTGCAAAACCAATCCCCCCGAGGGTACTGTGCCCACTATAATTGCAGGGCGCAACTTCCACAGCTGCGATTTTAAAGGTGCAAAAAACCTGCCCAAAGACCTAAAACATCTGGATTTTGCCAACCTCTACAATCAGGCAGCAGAGAGTACTGTACGCATCGACGCCACTATGAGACCACCAGGTGACAAAAACCCGCGCCACAAGCTGGACGGACCAATTGGCACAGGAGCAATGATAGGCAAAGACATCCAAAACGGTGAATGTCTCGTACTCACAGCCAATCATGTGCCCAAAGGCACTACGGATATCGCCATCTCAAATGCCCGCGCAGTCACAGCAGACGGCAAAACTTATCCCAGCGAGATCCGCTTTAGCGATGCCAAATACGACCGAGCAGTGCTGGCAATTAAAACCGGTGATGACACCGAAAAAACCTGCAAACCATTTATAGCCGCTAAGGACGCTAAAAAAGAAGGCGCCGAAAACAAAGCATTGTTAGCACTCGGCTTTGCCGAAGGCTCCCGCACGCTATACGCCAGTCCAGGCATCTCAGAAGGTGTGCATAAAGTGCTCGAGGTATTTGGCCCAAAAGATATGAAAAAGTTTGGACTGGAGCGCAAAGCCTTGGGCGTAGTAATAGACAACCATGTCAGAGGCGGACAGTCAGGCGGACCAGTGGTCACTGAACAGGGCAAGCTAATCGGCATAAACCAATTTGCGCTAAGTGAAATAGGAGGCAGTATTGCCCTGCCTATCGATCAAGCCGCGATTGACGACTTGCTTGCCAAATCACGCAAACCAGCGAGCCGTTAA
- a CDS encoding trypsin-like peptidase domain-containing protein, protein MSDKAAPARDTKAEHPAQPSAPDNTSRVLFDDTQSGKTIGRFTPTEAKACKTNAPEGTVPTLMPGKESKGCEFKGMRDMPRGLSHLDLPNIYNQAAPSTVRFDSTMSNPKDKNPKHAQDGPSGSGAIIGKDTEKGECLVATANHVVSSDKNVKIDNIRGITADGKTYPAEVRAADPKRDTAVVALKTGADTDKVCKPFTPVQDVHQEAGNGKAVTSLGFAAGSRALYASPGKSEGIRPMRQDMSPRNLRDLGLAPDAHGLRLNNHVKGGQSGGPVVNAEGKLTGLNQSGPDGSTRGSYAVPIDQKRVDDLLTRARR, encoded by the coding sequence ATGTCAGATAAAGCAGCACCAGCACGTGATACCAAAGCCGAACACCCCGCCCAACCATCAGCACCAGACAATACGTCTAGAGTACTATTTGATGATACTCAAAGTGGTAAAACGATTGGACGTTTTACACCGACCGAGGCAAAGGCCTGTAAAACTAACGCACCGGAAGGCACGGTGCCTACTCTGATGCCTGGCAAAGAAAGCAAGGGCTGTGAATTTAAAGGGATGAGAGATATGCCTAGAGGTCTCTCACACCTCGACTTACCAAACATATACAATCAGGCTGCACCTAGCACAGTGCGCTTTGATAGCACCATGAGCAATCCCAAAGACAAAAATCCCAAACATGCCCAAGACGGCCCCTCTGGCAGCGGCGCTATCATAGGCAAAGACACCGAAAAAGGCGAATGCCTTGTCGCCACTGCCAACCACGTTGTAAGTAGTGATAAAAACGTCAAAATCGATAATATTCGCGGTATCACTGCCGATGGCAAAACCTATCCCGCAGAAGTACGCGCTGCCGATCCTAAACGTGATACTGCCGTTGTTGCCCTCAAAACAGGAGCTGACACCGATAAAGTCTGCAAACCATTCACCCCCGTGCAGGATGTACACCAGGAAGCAGGCAACGGTAAAGCAGTTACCTCCCTCGGCTTTGCTGCAGGCTCAAGAGCTCTTTATGCCTCTCCGGGCAAATCAGAAGGCATTCGCCCGATGAGACAAGACATGAGCCCTCGCAACCTAAGAGACCTCGGTCTCGCGCCAGACGCACACGGTTTGCGCCTCAACAACCACGTCAAAGGTGGTCAATCAGGTGGACCAGTAGTTAATGCCGAAGGCAAATTGACTGGATTAAATCAATCCGGACCCGATGGTTCAACTCGCGGCAGCTACGCTGTTCCAATCGATCAAAAACGAGTCGATGACCTGCTGACCAGAGCAAGACGGTAA
- a CDS encoding catalase, with amino-acid sequence MSKKVEKLAKQKQLDHFTQDAQGALMNTNTGTGINDDQNSLKAGERGPSLLEDFILREKITHFDHERIPERVVHARGSAAHGYFQVYKDLSKYTSAQFLKDPQLKTPVFVRFSTVAGSRGSTDMARDVRGFAVKFYTEQGNFDLVGNNMPVFFIQDAMKFPDLIHAVKPEPKNEIPQAASAHNTFWDFISIMPESMHMIMWVMSGRALPRSLRMMEGFGVHTFRLVNDKGESHFVKFHWKPLLGVHSLSWDEAQKISGKDADFHRRDLYDAIEAGAYPEWELGLQIIPEKDEHKFEFDLLDPTKLVPEELVPVERVGKLVLNRNPDNFFAETEQVAFHPAHIVPGIDFSNDPLLQGRLFSYLDTQLTRLGGPNFQEIPINRPIVPVQNNQRDGHMRQTINKGTSYSPNTIGGGCPFQAGQDMSGFVSYNERIDAQKIRGRSESFFDHFTQARMFYNSQSQSEKLHIVKALQFELGKVNIPEIKERMLTLLHQVDSDLATQVSEGLGLKVVTEKKCPFNHSVPADADAKDYDSKPIKSKVLISPALSMTNTVFDTIKSRQVAVLIADGFDGASLKLVKSQLQKQGAQVKLVAPRLGQFKGDDKSTVEADESLFTTSSALFDALYVPGGKASVEALMQEHATYEFLKDAFMHGKTIAATEQGEQIVQASCQCPVTKENVEFKPENGIILNEQKADDHFVEQFATAIGKHRHWSRVK; translated from the coding sequence ATGTCTAAAAAAGTAGAAAAGCTAGCCAAACAAAAACAGCTTGACCATTTTACACAAGACGCCCAGGGCGCCCTGATGAACACCAACACAGGCACCGGCATTAATGATGATCAGAATTCACTCAAGGCAGGAGAGCGAGGTCCATCACTTTTAGAAGACTTTATCCTGCGCGAAAAAATCACACATTTTGACCACGAGCGCATACCCGAACGCGTTGTCCATGCTAGAGGTTCAGCCGCTCATGGCTACTTTCAGGTATATAAAGATCTCTCCAAATATACTTCCGCTCAATTTTTAAAAGACCCTCAATTAAAGACCCCTGTCTTTGTGCGCTTCTCCACAGTGGCTGGCAGTCGCGGCTCAACTGATATGGCCAGAGATGTACGGGGCTTTGCCGTCAAATTTTATACAGAGCAAGGCAACTTTGATCTTGTGGGCAACAATATGCCCGTCTTCTTTATACAAGATGCCATGAAATTCCCAGACTTGATACATGCAGTTAAACCAGAGCCCAAAAACGAAATCCCACAAGCAGCATCGGCACACAATACATTTTGGGACTTTATATCAATAATGCCAGAATCAATGCACATGATTATGTGGGTAATGTCCGGCCGAGCCTTACCGCGTAGCCTGCGCATGATGGAAGGCTTTGGTGTGCATACTTTCAGACTGGTCAATGACAAAGGTGAATCACACTTCGTCAAATTTCATTGGAAGCCACTACTGGGAGTGCATTCACTTTCGTGGGATGAAGCACAAAAGATCTCAGGCAAAGATGCAGACTTTCATAGACGGGATCTTTATGATGCTATCGAAGCCGGAGCTTATCCAGAGTGGGAGCTGGGGCTGCAGATAATCCCCGAAAAAGACGAGCACAAATTTGAATTTGACTTGCTCGACCCCACCAAACTCGTGCCAGAAGAATTGGTGCCTGTGGAGCGTGTCGGCAAATTGGTACTAAACCGCAACCCTGACAATTTTTTTGCTGAGACCGAGCAAGTGGCATTTCACCCCGCTCATATCGTGCCTGGTATCGATTTTAGCAATGATCCACTGCTCCAGGGTCGACTCTTCTCGTATTTAGATACCCAGTTAACTAGATTGGGTGGTCCAAACTTTCAGGAGATCCCCATAAATAGACCTATTGTGCCGGTGCAAAACAATCAGCGCGATGGGCACATGCGTCAGACAATCAACAAAGGCACAAGCTACAGTCCCAATACCATAGGCGGCGGCTGTCCCTTTCAGGCAGGGCAGGACATGTCTGGCTTTGTCAGCTATAACGAACGCATCGACGCACAAAAAATCAGGGGACGTTCTGAGAGTTTCTTTGATCACTTTACGCAAGCGCGCATGTTTTACAACAGTCAGTCTCAAAGCGAAAAATTGCACATAGTCAAAGCACTGCAATTTGAACTGGGCAAAGTCAATATCCCCGAAATCAAAGAGCGTATGCTCACTTTACTCCATCAAGTGGATAGCGATCTGGCTACCCAGGTGAGTGAAGGGCTGGGGTTGAAAGTTGTTACCGAAAAGAAATGCCCGTTTAATCACAGTGTGCCAGCAGACGCCGATGCCAAAGATTACGATAGCAAGCCAATCAAAAGCAAAGTACTGATCTCACCAGCACTGAGCATGACCAATACAGTTTTTGACACTATTAAATCAAGACAGGTAGCAGTGCTAATCGCCGACGGCTTTGATGGCGCCTCACTTAAGCTGGTCAAATCCCAGCTCCAAAAGCAAGGCGCCCAAGTCAAGCTAGTAGCCCCCAGACTGGGACAATTTAAAGGAGACGACAAATCCACAGTCGAGGCAGACGAAAGCCTATTTACGACCAGCTCAGCACTCTTTGACGCGCTTTATGTCCCCGGAGGCAAGGCGTCGGTGGAAGCACTAATGCAAGAACACGCCACCTATGAGTTTTTAAAAGATGCGTTTATGCACGGCAAGACCATAGCGGCCACTGAGCAAGGCGAGCAGATTGTACAAGCCTCCTGCCAGTGCCCTGTGACAAAAGAAAACGTAGAGTTCAAACCGGAAAATGGCATCATTTTAAATGAACAAAAGGCTGACGATCACTTTGTCGAGCAATTTGCCACCGCCATAGGTAAGCATCGCCACTGGTCCAGGGTCAAATAA